The [Bacillus] selenitireducens MLS10 genome includes a region encoding these proteins:
- a CDS encoding cold shock domain-containing protein, with the protein MMTGKVKWFNAEKGFGFIEREDGDDVFVHFSAIQAEGFKTLDEGQDVEFEIVEGNRGPQAANVVKL; encoded by the coding sequence ATGATGACAGGCAAAGTAAAATGGTTTAATGCAGAAAAAGGGTTTGGATTTATCGAGCGTGAAGATGGCGATGATGTTTTCGTTCACTTCTCCGCAATCCAGGCAGAAGGATTCAAGACGCTGGATGAAGGTCAGGACGTTGAATTCGAAATCGTCGAAGGAAACCGTGGCCCTCAGGCAGCAAACGTTGTAAAGCTGTAA
- a CDS encoding LacI family DNA-binding transcriptional regulator, which yields MVTINDIARQAGVSRTTVSRVLNQNGYVSDRAKTKVLEVIEETGYVPSEQAKSLRTKKTNVIGVILPRLSSETVSRVVDGMDRELAKAGYQILLSSTSLETEKEADHIRLLESRRVDGIVLFGTHKDEAILNAIKQAKVPVVVLGQDFTPHVSSVVYNDYEASRAAVAALADVGHEKIGFIGVDEADIAVGQERRRGYLDEMKSRGFAVLPEWMQTAGFDMASGSEAFQKMLEYSQTRPTAVFAVTDRLAIGAMQRAKDAGMSVPGEMAFISIGASEASQVVTPKLATVDYYNEDAGMSIASLILEEIDEDMKDAKKIVMNYGLLLRDSLC from the coding sequence ATGGTAACCATCAACGATATTGCCAGACAGGCGGGTGTATCCAGAACAACCGTTTCAAGAGTATTGAATCAAAACGGCTACGTCAGTGACCGTGCAAAAACGAAAGTCCTCGAGGTCATTGAAGAGACCGGCTATGTCCCGAGTGAACAGGCAAAATCACTCAGGACGAAGAAGACAAATGTCATCGGCGTTATACTGCCGAGGCTCAGTTCGGAAACCGTGAGCCGGGTTGTGGACGGCATGGACCGTGAACTTGCGAAGGCAGGTTATCAGATTTTGCTTTCGAGTACGAGTCTTGAGACGGAGAAGGAAGCTGATCATATCCGTCTTCTCGAGAGCAGGAGGGTGGACGGGATCGTTTTGTTTGGCACACATAAAGATGAAGCAATACTGAATGCCATCAAGCAGGCGAAAGTGCCGGTCGTGGTGCTCGGCCAGGATTTTACACCTCATGTGTCATCGGTTGTGTACAACGATTACGAGGCATCAAGAGCAGCCGTGGCGGCTTTGGCAGATGTCGGACATGAAAAAATCGGTTTCATCGGAGTCGATGAAGCGGATATCGCTGTCGGTCAGGAGAGACGCCGGGGCTATCTTGATGAAATGAAAAGCCGTGGATTCGCGGTTTTACCGGAGTGGATGCAGACAGCAGGTTTTGATATGGCGTCAGGCAGCGAAGCCTTTCAGAAGATGCTTGAGTACAGTCAGACAAGGCCGACGGCGGTCTTTGCCGTTACCGACCGTCTTGCAATCGGAGCGATGCAGCGTGCGAAAGATGCCGGCATGTCCGTACCCGGAGAAATGGCTTTTATCAGTATCGGTGCATCTGAAGCTTCGCAGGTCGTCACCCCAAAATTGGCTACGGTTGATTATTATAATGAGGATGCGGGTATGAGTATAGCAAGCCTGATCCTTGAAGAAATCGATGAAGACATGAAAGATGCAAAAAAAATCGTGATGAACTATGGACTTTTGCTTCGCGATAGTTTATGCTGA
- a CDS encoding sucrose-specific PTS transporter subunit IIBC codes for MSEENKQIAEQLIEAVGGLENIESVAHCATRLRIMVSDKEKIDQEKVEELGKVKGAFYNAGQFQVIFGTGTVNKIHEQVVALGAPESSSSDQKKNAAQKGNKVQRLLRTFGDIFVPIIPVLVATGLFMGLRGLLTQEEILAIFGMTPADISDNFLLYTQVLTDTAFAFLPALIAWSAFRVFGGSPVIGIVLGLMLVNPALPNAYDVGSGDVDPLYMLGFIPVIGYQGSVLPAFIAGFLGAKLEKWLRQRIPEALDLILTPFLTLLIMITAALFVLGPVFTIVENGIMAGMSFVLELPLGLSGLIIGGLHQVIVITGVHHIFNLFEIQLLADDGFNPFNALITAGIAAQGGAALAVAVKTSSKKLKALAFPSSISAFLGITEPAIFGVNLRYIKPFLMGLIGGAAGGFFAALFNLQGNGMAVTVIPGMLLYIYDFMPLLLYILTNLIALSVAFILTWMFGFNDEMLNEVNG; via the coding sequence ATGTCTGAAGAAAACAAACAGATAGCTGAACAGCTCATTGAAGCGGTCGGCGGACTCGAGAACATCGAGTCGGTTGCACACTGTGCCACACGCTTACGCATCATGGTGTCAGACAAAGAAAAGATCGATCAGGAAAAGGTGGAGGAGCTTGGCAAGGTCAAGGGCGCCTTCTACAACGCAGGTCAGTTCCAGGTCATTTTCGGTACCGGAACAGTAAACAAAATTCATGAACAGGTCGTCGCACTCGGTGCACCTGAGTCTTCATCCTCGGATCAGAAGAAGAACGCTGCACAAAAAGGAAATAAAGTGCAGCGGCTTCTCCGGACATTCGGTGATATATTCGTCCCGATTATTCCGGTACTCGTTGCAACGGGTCTGTTTATGGGGCTCAGAGGTCTCTTGACGCAAGAGGAAATCCTCGCCATTTTCGGGATGACCCCGGCGGATATTTCGGATAATTTCCTCCTTTATACGCAAGTCCTCACGGATACGGCATTCGCCTTTTTGCCGGCATTAATTGCCTGGTCAGCATTCCGTGTGTTTGGCGGCAGTCCGGTCATCGGGATTGTACTGGGCTTGATGCTCGTGAACCCGGCCTTACCGAACGCGTATGACGTCGGTTCCGGTGATGTGGATCCACTTTATATGCTGGGCTTTATCCCGGTCATCGGTTATCAGGGCTCTGTACTTCCTGCATTCATAGCCGGTTTCCTCGGTGCCAAACTTGAGAAATGGCTCCGTCAGCGTATTCCGGAAGCTCTCGATCTCATTTTGACACCTTTCTTAACGCTGTTAATCATGATTACGGCAGCACTTTTTGTCCTTGGCCCGGTGTTCACAATTGTAGAAAACGGGATCATGGCTGGTATGAGTTTTGTGTTGGAATTACCTCTTGGTTTAAGCGGACTGATTATCGGCGGCCTGCATCAGGTGATCGTTATTACCGGTGTTCACCATATTTTCAACCTGTTTGAAATCCAGCTGCTGGCAGATGACGGCTTTAACCCGTTTAACGCGCTTATTACCGCAGGTATTGCCGCACAGGGTGGTGCAGCGCTTGCAGTGGCAGTCAAGACAAGCTCGAAAAAGCTCAAGGCACTGGCCTTTCCATCGTCGATTTCAGCGTTCCTCGGGATTACCGAGCCTGCGATCTTTGGTGTCAATCTGCGCTACATCAAACCGTTCCTGATGGGACTGATCGGTGGTGCAGCCGGCGGTTTCTTTGCAGCACTCTTCAATCTGCAGGGGAACGGCATGGCCGTTACGGTGATTCCCGGGATGCTTCTCTATATTTATGACTTCATGCCACTCCTCCTGTATATTCTTACGAACCTGATCGCACTCTCTGTGGCCTTCATCCTGACATGGATGTTCGGTTTCAATGATGAGATGCTCAATGAGGTAAACGGCTAA
- a CDS encoding fluoride efflux transporter FluC: MEKQMFYITIAVFVGGAAGTLLRFFINEWSSMALFPLGTVIENISGSLLLGLLTGWAAYRYMNPFFKEGLGAGFCGGFTTMSTLMADVTLLATAGGEAVLMTGLYVFVSLAGGLIAAFTGIVLGERFAGKEGDGA, translated from the coding sequence ATGGAAAAACAGATGTTCTATATTACGATCGCCGTCTTCGTAGGCGGTGCAGCGGGTACCCTGCTCAGGTTTTTCATCAATGAATGGTCGTCGATGGCGCTGTTTCCTTTAGGGACCGTCATCGAGAATATATCCGGCAGTCTTCTTCTCGGACTTTTGACCGGATGGGCAGCGTACCGGTATATGAATCCGTTTTTTAAAGAAGGACTCGGCGCCGGATTTTGCGGGGGGTTTACGACGATGTCCACGCTGATGGCGGATGTGACGCTCCTTGCGACGGCCGGGGGAGAAGCGGTTCTCATGACAGGCCTGTATGTATTCGTTTCCCTTGCAGGTGGATTGATCGCCGCCTTTACAGGGATTGTGCTCGGGGAACGATTCGCGGGAAAGGAAGGTGATGGTGCATGA
- the crcB gene encoding fluoride efflux transporter CrcB — MTWEMILMASLGGGLGAVARYHLGRLIKARLDQTWLPNAMLIVNIIGSFGLGVTLGGLFGSVTETDPLPNLYFFLATGFMAAFTTFSTFSTEAVGLIRTRKFYPACLYISVTLVASFLVFLAGMWLTV, encoded by the coding sequence ATGACGTGGGAGATGATCTTGATGGCGTCACTCGGCGGTGGGCTTGGAGCGGTTGCCCGCTATCACCTTGGACGCCTCATTAAAGCCAGGCTCGATCAGACCTGGCTGCCGAATGCGATGCTGATCGTGAATATCATCGGCTCTTTCGGGTTGGGTGTGACCCTTGGGGGACTGTTCGGATCGGTGACAGAGACGGATCCGTTGCCCAACCTCTATTTTTTCCTCGCAACAGGCTTTATGGCAGCCTTTACGACGTTTTCAACATTCAGTACGGAGGCCGTTGGACTGATTCGCACACGTAAATTTTATCCTGCATGTCTTTATATTTCGGTTACGCTCGTCGCGTCATTTCTCGTATTCCTGGCCGGCATGTGGCTCACGGTCTGA
- a CDS encoding BCCT family transporter produces the protein MEKYSYETKNPNIVFYISAPIVLAFVLWGLFFPENLANVSSVALAFTLDNFGWFYMLVTAFFIAFVLFLAISPFGKLKLGKPDEKPEFRFFSWLGMLFAAGIGVGFVFWGVAEPILYYYDPHPDYIGQSDAVRAEAGLRYGVFHWALHPWAIFSLVALTLAYVQFRKDQPALISSAFQPILGDRAYGGFGKAIDVLAVLATSTGVATTFGLSALQITGGLSYLVDWIPNNATVNFIIIAIVTFLFIFSAATGVDKGIKILSTTNLILAGLLLFFVIIVGPTLFIAQNFVSVLGNYMSNVVQMSFDLNPFGDGEWLGNNTIFFWAWHISWAPFMGIFIARISRGRTIREFVAGVLIVPSLLGALWFTTFGGTGLSLIMGGNDEIGDLVMNEVELALFATLGELPISMITSVIAVILILIFFITSADSASYVLGAMTSQGSLSPKLTIKVIWGFLIAGTASVLLISGGLEGLQTASIVAALPFAMIMVVMVFSLLIMMTKDMKKDKIKTQRKQTKRVKDEVYGGMKDEFYDEFREEAYDEMKEEVYGQMKEEVYDDFKDEVYDEFKDETYDRVKDEVYEQMKEEAYEDFKGEAYDKVKEEVYEQVKDEVYDDIKEEVYEEFKEKIYEDLRDDLGEQLNGELESPDDEKKDK, from the coding sequence ATGGAAAAGTATTCGTACGAAACGAAAAATCCAAACATTGTCTTTTACATCTCAGCACCCATTGTTCTTGCTTTTGTTCTCTGGGGATTATTTTTTCCGGAGAATCTTGCCAATGTATCAAGCGTGGCACTTGCGTTCACCCTTGATAACTTCGGCTGGTTCTACATGCTCGTCACCGCGTTTTTTATTGCCTTTGTACTGTTTCTCGCCATCAGTCCCTTCGGTAAACTGAAGCTCGGGAAGCCCGATGAGAAACCGGAGTTCCGCTTTTTCTCCTGGCTCGGCATGCTCTTTGCCGCAGGGATCGGTGTCGGCTTCGTATTCTGGGGTGTCGCAGAACCGATTCTCTATTATTACGATCCGCATCCGGATTACATAGGTCAAAGTGATGCCGTCCGCGCTGAAGCAGGTCTCAGGTACGGGGTCTTCCACTGGGCACTCCACCCATGGGCGATCTTCTCGCTCGTAGCACTGACGCTGGCATATGTTCAGTTCCGAAAAGACCAGCCGGCTCTCATCAGCTCGGCATTTCAACCGATTCTCGGTGACCGTGCCTATGGCGGATTCGGAAAAGCCATCGACGTTCTCGCCGTTTTGGCCACATCCACAGGGGTTGCGACCACCTTCGGTCTCAGTGCCCTGCAGATTACCGGCGGGCTGTCCTACCTGGTTGACTGGATTCCAAACAATGCGACCGTCAACTTTATCATCATTGCCATTGTGACGTTCCTGTTTATCTTTTCTGCCGCGACAGGCGTCGACAAGGGAATCAAGATTCTCAGTACCACGAATCTGATTCTGGCAGGGCTGCTTTTGTTCTTCGTGATTATTGTTGGCCCGACGCTCTTTATTGCCCAGAATTTTGTCTCGGTTCTCGGGAATTACATGTCCAATGTCGTTCAGATGAGCTTTGACTTAAACCCGTTCGGGGACGGTGAATGGCTTGGAAATAATACGATTTTCTTCTGGGCCTGGCATATCTCCTGGGCGCCGTTTATGGGGATCTTCATCGCCCGGATTTCAAGGGGGCGTACGATCCGGGAATTTGTCGCAGGTGTTCTGATTGTCCCTTCACTCCTTGGCGCGCTCTGGTTTACCACGTTTGGCGGCACCGGGCTCAGCCTGATTATGGGCGGCAATGATGAGATCGGTGACCTTGTCATGAACGAGGTCGAGCTTGCTCTCTTCGCTACTCTCGGTGAACTGCCAATCTCCATGATTACGAGTGTCATTGCCGTGATTCTGATCCTGATCTTCTTCATCACATCGGCGGACTCTGCCTCGTATGTACTCGGTGCGATGACGTCACAGGGCAGTCTGAGTCCAAAGCTTACAATCAAAGTCATCTGGGGATTCCTCATTGCCGGAACCGCCAGTGTCCTTCTCATCAGCGGAGGACTTGAAGGGCTTCAGACCGCTTCGATTGTCGCAGCGCTGCCGTTTGCCATGATCATGGTCGTGATGGTCTTCAGCCTTCTGATCATGATGACAAAGGATATGAAGAAAGACAAAATCAAGACGCAGCGCAAACAGACGAAACGCGTCAAAGATGAAGTCTACGGCGGCATGAAAGATGAATTCTACGATGAGTTCCGTGAAGAAGCCTATGATGAAATGAAAGAAGAAGTCTACGGCCAGATGAAAGAGGAAGTTTACGATGACTTCAAAGACGAAGTGTACGATGAGTTTAAAGACGAAACCTACGACCGCGTCAAAGACGAAGTCTATGAACAGATGAAGGAAGAAGCCTATGAAGACTTTAAAGGCGAAGCTTACGACAAAGTGAAAGAAGAAGTCTATGAGCAGGTCAAAGACGAAGTCTACGACGATATCAAAGAAGAAGTCTATGAGGAGTTCAAGGAAAAGATCTACGAAGATCTCCGTGATGACCTCGGTGAACAGTTAAACGGTGAGCTTGAATCACCGGACGATGAGAAAAAAGATAAATAA
- a CDS encoding DUF2628 domain-containing protein gives MTDPINGTADTIPLIGQNHTYYSSKWQDHQKPSVYCGFNLAALLVTPFWLAYRHLYDWLIFYVLLQSVFVAGASFLPWLFYAAGLGADLVSSQLLFILTGFTLLHLGFGLKANALYYRRIQHLKNHGNASPLFYRSGASVKSGIITGLSALLFAVLVNVPLANWTYNPALEPGIYVFSDDNPVPEGVLDVRDEPDFVKYEARINLLFIHDEPIGDRSFRLLLERETDSGNGMAITRDRSFGIFSSSEVTLDLLDSEDPLTDTGTYHLTIFLDEEEIADTVFSISL, from the coding sequence ATGACCGATCCCATAAACGGCACTGCCGATACCATTCCCCTCATCGGGCAAAATCATACCTATTATTCTTCAAAGTGGCAAGACCACCAAAAACCTTCTGTATACTGCGGTTTTAACCTTGCAGCACTCCTAGTCACGCCTTTTTGGCTCGCTTACCGGCACCTCTATGACTGGCTGATCTTTTATGTGCTGTTGCAAAGCGTGTTTGTCGCGGGCGCATCGTTTCTCCCCTGGTTATTTTATGCAGCCGGACTAGGGGCAGACCTCGTTTCTTCTCAACTTCTCTTTATCTTGACCGGCTTTACGCTTCTTCATCTCGGATTCGGGTTGAAGGCCAATGCCCTTTATTACAGACGGATTCAGCACCTGAAGAATCACGGCAATGCGTCACCTTTATTCTACCGCTCCGGCGCATCCGTGAAAAGCGGAATCATTACAGGCCTATCAGCTTTGCTGTTTGCCGTGCTTGTCAACGTCCCTCTTGCGAACTGGACATACAATCCGGCCCTTGAACCGGGGATTTATGTCTTCTCCGATGATAATCCAGTCCCTGAAGGTGTGTTGGATGTCAGGGACGAGCCCGATTTCGTTAAATATGAAGCCCGGATCAACCTGCTGTTTATACATGATGAGCCCATCGGTGACCGCTCCTTTCGCCTTCTACTCGAGCGGGAAACGGACAGTGGTAACGGGATGGCGATCACGAGAGACCGGAGCTTCGGCATCTTTTCATCGAGCGAGGTCACCCTCGACCTTCTTGACTCCGAAGATCCGCTCACAGATACCGGCACATATCACCTGACCATCTTCCTCGATGAGGAAGAAATAGCGGACACGGTGTTTTCCATTTCACTGTAA
- a CDS encoding sensor domain-containing protein: MMKHIDISTALNANPDHAAIISLEGEILLTNLSWQAFSRDNTGDPDYTDVGVNYLDVLKKAGVTAVYEGIVSVLEGRQDFYHNKYPCHSPDENRWFIMTVTPLNEGGDIQGALIVHRNITEVEWAKNQTVDILESMTDAFFAVDQNWRFTFLNQEAEKLLQVSRSGLIGQNIWTVFPDALGTTIQFHYETVVDMKLAKQFETYFEPLDKWFEVHAYPRHQGGLAVFFKDISEKKASEQQIWEMANLDELTGLANRRFIYEKMNGIIQKRIPFSLFFMDLNDFKDINDVYGHDAGDQVLQKIGERLQALQEESGGVAARLGGDEFVFMIAELDHEVTGHFAERLLNLIRKRMSVSGYYAFSMVGSIGIAMYPETGMNVNEIMSAADAAMYEAKKSKSVTGTYRFYEISMREVIKRRIVMGDDMLTAIDRGDFYYVYQPQINMKTGLVDGVEVLSRWKHPQLGMIPPPEFIELAEETGKIRPLTERTIRDVLKTVDGWRRDWGYDGRVAFNVSSSLIESPSFFTFIKEQMTYFKIGRDQLELEITETVNLAASEALAYHLDQFRHIGVSLAIDDFGTGFSKISHLSRLPVDRIKVDRTFINEIGSGSKGEAILYAVIDLMNQLEVDVVAEGVEEEEQVRVLMGRNCSHIQGYYYARPTEEEEAVSYIWSFVQTKNSER, from the coding sequence ATGATGAAACATATCGATATCTCCACAGCCCTGAATGCGAATCCCGATCACGCGGCAATCATCAGCCTTGAAGGGGAGATTCTCCTGACGAATCTGTCCTGGCAGGCTTTCAGCCGGGACAATACGGGAGATCCGGACTACACGGATGTGGGTGTAAACTATTTGGATGTTCTGAAAAAAGCCGGTGTGACGGCTGTGTATGAGGGAATCGTATCGGTTTTGGAAGGTCGGCAGGATTTTTATCATAACAAATATCCCTGTCATTCACCTGATGAGAACCGCTGGTTTATCATGACTGTCACCCCATTAAATGAAGGCGGCGATATCCAGGGGGCTCTTATCGTTCACCGAAATATCACCGAAGTCGAATGGGCTAAGAATCAGACCGTGGACATCCTTGAGAGCATGACGGATGCTTTTTTCGCCGTGGACCAAAACTGGAGGTTCACCTTTTTGAATCAGGAAGCGGAAAAACTGCTGCAGGTATCGAGGTCCGGGCTGATCGGTCAAAACATCTGGACGGTTTTCCCTGATGCATTGGGTACGACCATTCAGTTTCATTATGAAACGGTTGTGGATATGAAGCTCGCAAAGCAGTTTGAAACGTATTTTGAACCGCTGGATAAATGGTTTGAAGTCCATGCATACCCCCGTCATCAGGGAGGACTTGCCGTGTTCTTCAAAGATATCTCCGAAAAAAAGGCGTCAGAACAGCAGATTTGGGAGATGGCGAATCTGGATGAGCTGACTGGCCTTGCGAACCGCCGTTTTATCTATGAAAAGATGAACGGCATTATTCAGAAACGGATCCCCTTTTCACTCTTTTTTATGGACCTGAATGATTTTAAGGATATCAACGATGTCTATGGTCACGATGCCGGGGACCAGGTGCTTCAGAAGATCGGGGAGCGTCTGCAAGCTTTGCAAGAGGAGAGCGGGGGTGTTGCGGCTAGGCTCGGCGGGGATGAGTTTGTGTTCATGATTGCAGAGCTTGATCATGAAGTAACGGGGCATTTCGCCGAGCGACTTCTGAATCTCATCCGTAAACGGATGTCTGTGTCCGGCTATTATGCGTTTTCGATGGTCGGAAGCATTGGGATCGCGATGTATCCGGAAACCGGGATGAATGTGAATGAGATCATGTCAGCGGCGGACGCTGCGATGTATGAAGCGAAGAAATCAAAATCGGTCACGGGCACCTACCGCTTTTATGAGATCAGCATGCGGGAAGTCATCAAGCGTCGGATTGTAATGGGAGACGATATGCTGACGGCCATTGATCGTGGCGATTTTTATTATGTGTATCAACCGCAGATCAATATGAAAACCGGACTCGTCGACGGCGTGGAGGTCCTCTCACGCTGGAAGCATCCGCAACTCGGGATGATTCCGCCTCCGGAGTTTATTGAACTGGCCGAAGAGACGGGAAAGATCAGGCCGCTGACGGAGCGGACGATTCGGGATGTGTTGAAGACGGTGGATGGCTGGCGGCGTGATTGGGGTTATGATGGCCGTGTTGCCTTTAACGTGTCGAGCTCATTGATCGAGTCGCCATCTTTCTTTACGTTCATAAAAGAGCAGATGACATATTTTAAAATAGGAAGAGATCAGCTTGAGCTTGAGATTACCGAAACGGTCAACCTTGCCGCGTCGGAAGCTCTTGCGTACCATCTTGATCAGTTTCGGCATATTGGTGTCAGTCTGGCCATCGATGACTTCGGCACCGGGTTTTCTAAAATCAGTCATTTGAGCCGGTTGCCAGTGGACCGGATCAAAGTTGACCGGACATTTATCAATGAGATCGGTTCGGGATCCAAAGGGGAAGCGATTCTCTACGCGGTGATTGACCTGATGAATCAGCTTGAAGTGGATGTCGTGGCAGAGGGCGTTGAGGAAGAGGAACAGGTTCGTGTGCTGATGGGCAGGAACTGCAGCCATATACAGGGGTATTACTACGCGAGACCGACTGAGGAGGAGGAGGCCGTCTCCTATATCTGGTCTTTTGTACAGACAAAGAACAGCGAACGCTAG
- a CDS encoding flavin reductase family protein yields MLEIKDNTILHCYPGLIAIVTVKDGDEVNMMAAGWHSFMSYAPPIYGVAIAKERHTYQLVKNSQSFVINFVPAEHAHLIEGAGKISGRDNDKFNRLEARWSPGKKTGSPVLDDAYVAYECTVKGMHEYGDHDWIAGDIVTFYQDSDRFEPETGFPDFHKLQLPLFLGQSHYLIQDKTTTRKSIDINK; encoded by the coding sequence ATGTTAGAAATCAAAGACAACACCATCCTCCACTGCTACCCTGGACTCATTGCCATTGTGACCGTGAAGGATGGAGACGAAGTAAACATGATGGCCGCAGGCTGGCATTCCTTTATGTCCTACGCGCCACCGATCTACGGCGTCGCCATCGCCAAAGAACGCCACACGTATCAGCTCGTCAAAAACAGCCAGTCCTTCGTGATCAATTTTGTTCCCGCAGAACATGCTCACCTCATTGAAGGAGCAGGCAAAATTTCCGGCAGGGATAATGACAAGTTCAACCGTCTCGAAGCCCGCTGGTCACCGGGAAAGAAGACAGGTTCCCCGGTTCTCGATGACGCCTATGTCGCCTATGAGTGCACCGTAAAGGGGATGCATGAATACGGGGATCACGACTGGATCGCCGGTGATATTGTCACGTTCTATCAGGACAGCGACCGCTTCGAACCGGAAACGGGCTTTCCCGACTTCCACAAGCTTCAGCTTCCATTATTTCTCGGTCAGTCCCATTACCTGATCCAGGACAAGACCACCACAAGAAAATCCATTGATATCAACAAATAA
- a CDS encoding GerMN domain-containing protein, which translates to MKKTKLTALALASVFFLAACGEGNDNEAVSGSAVDNGNDNADMNNEPENVNNEADNEGNEEPEENNEENHNEEEANEEEDVAMIDQVTLYFSDDQLLETYRYVTDESVTMDEDGAMDAFGLWLEGAPSEDLLLLAPEGTTVQSISFDDETAVISFSPELNDANLGSSGAMMLTEHIAMMFEQFGIAEVFVEIDGEQVENFLGHMSLEDPLRPGDPDEYPLYE; encoded by the coding sequence ATGAAAAAAACAAAACTGACTGCCCTGGCCCTTGCTTCGGTCTTTTTTCTTGCCGCATGCGGTGAAGGCAACGACAACGAAGCTGTCTCCGGATCAGCCGTCGATAACGGAAACGACAATGCCGACATGAATAACGAACCTGAAAACGTGAACAATGAGGCTGACAATGAAGGCAATGAGGAACCGGAAGAAAACAATGAGGAGAATCATAACGAAGAGGAAGCCAATGAAGAAGAGGACGTGGCGATGATCGATCAGGTCACTCTTTATTTCTCCGATGACCAGCTCCTTGAGACGTATCGCTATGTAACGGACGAATCGGTCACCATGGACGAGGACGGCGCCATGGATGCATTCGGACTCTGGCTTGAAGGGGCTCCTTCGGAAGATCTGCTCCTGTTGGCTCCTGAAGGGACAACCGTGCAATCCATCTCATTTGATGATGAGACAGCCGTGATTTCCTTTTCTCCGGAACTGAATGATGCCAATCTCGGCTCCAGTGGCGCAATGATGCTTACTGAGCATATTGCCATGATGTTTGAGCAGTTCGGCATCGCCGAAGTCTTCGTTGAAATTGACGGCGAACAGGTCGAGAATTTCCTTGGCCACATGAGTCTCGAAGATCCGCTCCGACCAGGAGACCCGGACGAATATCCGCTGTACGAATAA
- the sigX gene encoding RNA polymerase sigma factor SigX translates to MREEFDRLYHQYHHQLFQYLFYLVRHRETAEELVQEVYIKVLNSFETFEGKSTEKTWLYSVAKHVAIDHIRKQSRKKRRAEGKEYEWSEREFEIQDKDPLPDEIVVQKEEVQEVYQMLARCTPDQQQVMILRFVQSLSIAETAEILGWTESKVKTTQHRAIKALKGHLEQREEEEVHP, encoded by the coding sequence GTGAGGGAGGAATTTGACAGGCTGTACCATCAGTATCACCATCAGCTCTTTCAATATCTGTTCTACCTCGTCCGACACCGGGAAACGGCAGAAGAACTCGTTCAGGAAGTCTATATCAAAGTCCTCAACTCGTTCGAAACCTTCGAAGGGAAAAGCACGGAAAAAACGTGGCTGTATTCAGTGGCGAAGCATGTGGCCATTGACCATATCCGCAAGCAATCGAGAAAGAAACGCCGCGCAGAAGGCAAAGAATATGAATGGAGCGAACGTGAATTCGAGATTCAGGATAAAGACCCCCTTCCCGATGAAATTGTTGTTCAGAAAGAGGAAGTGCAGGAAGTGTATCAGATGCTGGCAAGATGTACTCCCGATCAGCAACAGGTGATGATTCTCCGGTTTGTGCAGTCCCTGTCCATTGCGGAAACGGCCGAGATCCTCGGCTGGACGGAAAGCAAGGTCAAGACGACCCAGCACCGGGCGATCAAAGCATTGAAGGGCCATCTTGAGCAGCGAGAGGAAGAGGAGGTGCATCCATGA